One genomic window of Citrobacter sp. Marseille-Q6884 includes the following:
- a CDS encoding HlyD family secretion protein, translating to MDKFKRHLVWWGAGILVVVAAVAWWMLRPAGVPEGFATSNGRIEATEVDIATKIAGRIDTILVSEGQFVRQGEVLAKMDTRVLHEQRLEAVAQIKEAESAVAAARALLEQRQSEMRAAQSVVKQREAELQSVSKRHLRSRSLSQRGAVSEQQLDDDRAAAESARAALESAKAQVSAAKAAIEAARTSIIQAQTRVEAAQATERRIAADIDDSELKAPRDGRVQYRVAEPGEVLSAGGRVLNMVDLSDVYMTFFLPTEQAGLLKIGGEARLVLDAAPDLRIPATISFVASVAQFTPKTVETSDERLKLMFRVKARIPPELLQQHLEYVKTGLPGMAWVRVDETRSWPDDLVVRLPQ from the coding sequence ATGGATAAGTTTAAGCGTCATCTGGTGTGGTGGGGAGCGGGCATCCTGGTTGTGGTCGCCGCTGTCGCATGGTGGATGTTGCGCCCAGCAGGAGTACCGGAGGGATTTGCGACCAGCAATGGCAGGATTGAAGCCACGGAAGTGGATATCGCCACGAAGATTGCCGGGCGTATTGATACGATCCTCGTGTCGGAAGGACAGTTTGTTCGCCAGGGTGAGGTGCTGGCGAAGATGGATACCCGTGTGCTGCACGAGCAGCGGCTGGAAGCGGTTGCGCAAATCAAAGAGGCTGAAAGCGCCGTTGCGGCAGCGCGTGCGCTGCTGGAACAGCGCCAAAGTGAAATGCGCGCCGCGCAGTCGGTGGTAAAACAGCGTGAAGCGGAGCTGCAATCTGTCTCCAAACGTCACCTCCGTTCCCGTTCGCTCTCACAGCGTGGAGCCGTGTCTGAACAACAACTGGATGACGATCGTGCCGCTGCTGAAAGTGCGCGCGCGGCGCTGGAATCGGCAAAAGCGCAGGTATCTGCGGCGAAAGCGGCCATTGAAGCTGCCCGAACCAGCATTATCCAGGCGCAAACCCGTGTTGAAGCCGCGCAGGCGACCGAACGACGGATTGCTGCAGACATTGATGACAGTGAGCTGAAAGCCCCGCGCGACGGTCGCGTACAGTACCGCGTGGCTGAGCCGGGTGAAGTGCTTTCCGCCGGTGGACGTGTGCTGAATATGGTCGATCTCAGCGATGTCTACATGACGTTCTTCTTGCCAACCGAACAGGCTGGTTTACTGAAGATTGGCGGTGAAGCGCGCCTGGTGCTGGATGCCGCGCCGGATCTGCGTATCCCGGCGACCATCAGCTTTGTGGCCAGCGTGGCGCAGTTTACGCCGAAAACGGTCGAAACCAGTGATGAACGACTGAAGCTGATGTTCCGTGTCAAAGCCCGCATTCCGCCGGAATTACTGCAGCAACATCTGGAATACGTCAAAACCGGTCTGCCGGGGATGGCCTGGGTGCGCGTAGACGAAACGCGTAGCTGGCCTGATGATCTGGTTGTGAGGTTACCGCAATGA